From one Rhizobium sp. CIAT894 genomic stretch:
- a CDS encoding DUF2155 domain-containing protein codes for MKLFTRNMVLRAAGSLLALSALLPPVAANAARIENPVAVFSGLDKITGRITTFDVYVNETVQFGALQVTPKACYSRDQAEAQKIDGFVEVDEITLDRKIRRIFTGWMFAASPGLNAVEHPIYDVWLKDCKTNSDVPAPDSAKATAR; via the coding sequence ATGAAGCTCTTCACGCGGAACATGGTCCTGCGTGCCGCCGGATCGCTGCTGGCGCTCTCGGCCCTGCTTCCACCAGTTGCGGCCAATGCCGCACGCATCGAAAATCCGGTCGCCGTCTTCTCCGGTCTCGACAAGATCACCGGCCGCATCACGACCTTCGACGTCTATGTCAACGAGACGGTGCAGTTCGGCGCGCTGCAGGTGACGCCGAAGGCCTGTTATTCGCGCGACCAGGCGGAAGCGCAGAAGATCGACGGTTTCGTCGAGGTCGACGAGATCACCCTCGACCGCAAGATCCGCCGCATCTTCACCGGCTGGATGTTTGCCGCCAGCCCCGGCCTCAACGCCGTCGAGCACCCGATCTACGACGTCTGGCTGAAGGACTGCAAGACGAACTCGGACGTCCCGGCTCCCGATAGCGCCAAGGCGACAGCCCGCTAA
- a CDS encoding GNAT family protein has product MVNLTNWKGAPAPERKTLNGSYVRLEPLDPDQHSASLYEAASAPGADDRFRYLFEQAPSGLAELVQWAQKASASTDPLFFAVIDKKTGRAEGRQALMRIDRTHGVIEIGSIMWGPAITRSRVATEALFLFADYAFGLGYRRFEWKCHDLNLPSKRAAERFGFRFEGLFRQHMVVKGLNRDTAWFSILDSEWPQLRAGYERWLRAGNFDAAGSQLSKLTFDL; this is encoded by the coding sequence TTGGTGAATCTTACCAATTGGAAGGGCGCTCCAGCGCCAGAGCGCAAAACATTGAATGGGTCCTATGTGCGGCTGGAACCGCTCGACCCTGACCAGCATTCAGCCTCGCTGTACGAGGCAGCATCGGCGCCAGGTGCCGATGACCGGTTTCGATATCTCTTCGAACAAGCGCCATCCGGCTTGGCGGAACTTGTACAATGGGCGCAAAAAGCGTCGGCGAGCACCGATCCATTGTTCTTCGCTGTCATCGACAAGAAGACCGGCCGGGCCGAGGGGCGACAGGCGCTCATGCGTATCGACAGGACGCATGGTGTAATTGAGATCGGCAGCATCATGTGGGGACCAGCGATTACCCGCTCGCGCGTGGCGACAGAAGCGCTGTTCCTGTTTGCCGACTACGCCTTCGGCCTGGGTTACCGGCGTTTCGAATGGAAATGCCACGATCTCAATCTGCCGTCGAAGAGGGCGGCCGAACGGTTCGGGTTCCGTTTTGAAGGCCTCTTCCGGCAGCATATGGTGGTCAAGGGCCTCAATCGCGACACGGCATGGTTCTCAATCCTCGACAGCGAATGGCCGCAATTGCGCGCCGGCTACGAGCGCTGGTTGAGAGCCGGTAATTTCGACGCGGCAGGAAGCCAGTTGAGCAAGCTGACTTTCGATCTCTGA
- a CDS encoding DUF2167 domain-containing protein — MKRYFAAAILFALFTAQAGARPYQEMFPDRSDFSDAEKPLLEKLDFQQGAIKLPAAKATLNVPQGFYYLNPADTKTVLVDIWGNPPQAAEGTMGMIFPAKYAPTDIEAWGSVVQYSADGYVSDADAATTNYDELLQNIKDSIRENNVEREKQGFQKITLIGWASTPHYDKSAHAMHWARDLLFGDDMRAPHTLNYSVRTLGRQGVFEFDFVAGLNQLKEIEAVIPTVTTLVQFDTGMAYTDYVEGDKIAAYGMAGMIAAGAGAKIAAKVGLLALAAVFLKKAGILIVVVAGGALRFAKGLFTRNKTPTA; from the coding sequence TTGAAACGATATTTTGCAGCCGCGATCCTTTTCGCCTTGTTCACAGCTCAGGCCGGCGCCCGCCCTTACCAGGAGATGTTCCCGGACAGGAGCGACTTTTCCGACGCGGAAAAGCCGTTGCTGGAAAAGCTCGATTTTCAGCAGGGAGCAATCAAGCTGCCTGCCGCGAAGGCGACGCTGAACGTGCCGCAAGGCTTCTATTATCTCAATCCCGCCGACACGAAGACGGTGCTTGTCGACATCTGGGGAAATCCCCCGCAGGCGGCGGAGGGAACGATGGGGATGATCTTCCCGGCGAAATACGCGCCGACCGATATCGAGGCCTGGGGTTCCGTCGTGCAATACAGCGCCGACGGCTATGTCTCCGACGCCGATGCCGCGACGACCAATTACGACGAACTGCTGCAGAACATCAAAGATTCCATCCGGGAAAACAACGTCGAGCGCGAGAAGCAGGGTTTTCAAAAGATCACGCTTATCGGGTGGGCCTCGACGCCGCATTACGACAAATCCGCGCATGCGATGCACTGGGCGCGCGATCTGTTGTTCGGCGATGACATGCGGGCGCCCCACACCCTGAACTATTCCGTGCGGACCCTCGGCCGCCAGGGCGTATTTGAGTTCGACTTCGTTGCCGGCCTGAACCAGTTGAAGGAGATCGAGGCGGTTATTCCGACCGTCACGACGCTCGTGCAGTTCGACACGGGAATGGCCTATACCGACTACGTCGAAGGCGACAAGATCGCTGCCTACGGAATGGCGGGAATGATCGCCGCCGGCGCGGGCGCCAAGATCGCCGCAAAGGTGGGGCTGCTGGCGCTTGCGGCCGTCTTCCTCAAAAAAGCCGGCATCCTCATCGTCGTCGTGGCTGGCGGCGCGCTTCGCTTTGCCAAGGGTCTTTTCACGAGGAACAAGACACCCACTGCATAA
- the aat gene encoding leucyl/phenylalanyl-tRNA--protein transferase translates to MAGSRRKSPGITPDILLRAYSIGLFPMAESADDPEIFWVEPELRGVLPLDHFHVSKSLAKTVRRKPFEIRFDHAFDQVIAACAEETSGRPSTWINKTIRSLYATLFDMGHAHTVEAWDGDELVGGLYGVSLGSAFFGESMFSRRTDASKICLVHLVERLREKGFTLLDTQFTTEHLKTFGAIDVPKADYALMLAAAMESPHLKF, encoded by the coding sequence ATGGCAGGATCGCGCAGGAAGTCACCAGGCATCACCCCTGACATTCTCCTGCGCGCCTATTCCATCGGCCTCTTCCCGATGGCCGAATCCGCCGACGACCCGGAGATTTTCTGGGTCGAGCCGGAGCTGCGTGGCGTGCTGCCGCTCGACCATTTCCACGTGTCGAAGAGCCTTGCCAAGACGGTGCGCAGGAAACCCTTCGAGATCCGTTTCGATCACGCTTTCGACCAGGTGATCGCGGCTTGCGCGGAGGAAACATCCGGTCGCCCGAGCACCTGGATCAACAAAACGATCCGATCGCTTTACGCGACACTCTTCGACATGGGGCATGCCCACACCGTCGAAGCCTGGGACGGCGACGAACTGGTCGGCGGCCTCTACGGCGTCTCGCTCGGCTCGGCCTTCTTCGGCGAAAGCATGTTTTCGCGCCGGACGGATGCCTCGAAAATCTGCCTCGTGCATCTGGTCGAACGGCTCAGGGAAAAGGGCTTCACCCTGCTCGACACGCAGTTCACCACCGAGCACCTGAAGACGTTCGGAGCGATCGATGTTCCGAAGGCCGATTATGCCCTGATGCTTGCAGCCGCGATGGAATCGCCACACCTCAAGTTTTAA
- the accC gene encoding acetyl-CoA carboxylase biotin carboxylase subunit produces the protein MPMISKILIANRGEIALRVLRACKELGIACVVVHSTADADAMHVRLADESVCIGPPSSRESYLNIHQIVAACEITGADAVHPGYGFLSENAKFADILEAHGITFIGPTADHIRIMGDKITAKTTALELGIPVVPGSDGEVKTEEDALKTAAEIGYPVLIKATAGGGGRGMKVAKSEADLIEAWSTARTEAAAAFGNDAVYMEKYLGKPRHIEIQVFGDGEGNAIHLGERDCSLQRRHQKVWEEANSPALNVEQRMKIGQICADAMKKLKYRGAGTIEFLYENGEFYFIEMNTRLQVEHPITEAITGIDLVHEQIRVASGGGLSVTQDEVHFSGHAIECRINAEHPRTFVPSPGTITHFHAPGGLGVRIDSGAYQGYKIPPYYDSLIGKLIVHGRTRVECMMRLRRALDEFVVDGINTTLPLFQDLVSNQDIANGDYDIHWLEHYLANAPAA, from the coding sequence ATGCCCATGATTTCGAAAATCCTCATCGCCAATCGCGGGGAAATCGCCCTTCGCGTGCTCCGGGCCTGCAAGGAACTCGGCATTGCCTGCGTCGTGGTTCATTCCACCGCCGATGCCGATGCCATGCATGTGCGCCTTGCCGACGAAAGTGTTTGCATCGGCCCGCCGTCTTCGCGCGAGAGCTATCTCAATATCCACCAGATCGTCGCCGCCTGCGAGATCACCGGCGCCGATGCCGTGCATCCGGGCTACGGCTTTCTGTCGGAAAATGCCAAGTTCGCCGATATCCTCGAAGCCCACGGCATCACCTTCATCGGGCCGACGGCGGACCATATCCGCATCATGGGCGACAAGATCACCGCCAAAACAACGGCGCTGGAACTCGGCATTCCGGTCGTTCCTGGTTCGGACGGCGAAGTGAAGACCGAAGAGGATGCGCTGAAGACGGCCGCCGAAATCGGCTATCCCGTGCTGATCAAGGCAACCGCCGGCGGCGGCGGACGCGGCATGAAGGTCGCCAAGAGCGAGGCCGACCTGATCGAGGCCTGGTCGACGGCGCGCACGGAAGCGGCAGCCGCCTTCGGCAACGATGCCGTCTATATGGAAAAATATCTCGGCAAGCCGCGCCACATCGAAATCCAGGTGTTCGGTGATGGCGAAGGCAATGCCATCCATCTTGGCGAACGCGACTGCTCGCTGCAGCGCCGCCACCAGAAGGTCTGGGAAGAGGCGAATTCGCCGGCGCTCAACGTCGAGCAGCGCATGAAGATCGGCCAGATCTGCGCCGACGCCATGAAGAAGCTGAAATATCGCGGCGCCGGCACGATCGAATTCCTCTACGAGAACGGCGAGTTCTATTTCATCGAAATGAACACCCGCCTGCAGGTGGAGCATCCGATCACCGAAGCGATCACCGGCATCGACCTCGTGCACGAACAGATCCGCGTCGCCTCCGGCGGCGGTCTGTCGGTGACGCAGGATGAGGTGCATTTTTCCGGCCACGCCATCGAGTGCCGCATCAATGCCGAGCATCCGCGCACCTTCGTGCCCTCGCCCGGCACGATCACGCATTTCCATGCACCGGGCGGCCTTGGCGTGCGCATCGATTCGGGCGCCTATCAGGGCTACAAGATTCCGCCTTATTACGACAGCCTGATCGGCAAGCTGATCGTTCACGGCCGTACCCGCGTCGAATGCATGATGCGACTGCGTCGCGCACTCGACGAATTCGTCGTCGACGGCATCAATACGACGCTGCCGCTGTTCCAGGATCTCGTCTCCAACCAGGACATCGCCAACGGCGATTACGACATCCACTGGCTGGAACACTACCTCGCCAACGCACCGGCGGCATAG
- the accB gene encoding acetyl-CoA carboxylase biotin carboxyl carrier protein produces the protein MAEKKSGIDQALIRDLANILNETDLTEIEVEQDDLRIRVSRAGTQQYVQAPIAAPAYAAPAAAAPAAAAAAPAAAPSRNPANVVNAPMVGTVYMAPAPGARPFIEIGATVKEGQTLIIIEAMKTMNQIPSPKSGKVTEILVDDGHPVEYGQALVVIE, from the coding sequence ATGGCTGAAAAGAAATCGGGTATCGATCAGGCACTGATCCGCGATCTCGCCAACATTCTCAACGAAACGGATCTGACGGAGATCGAGGTCGAGCAGGACGACCTGCGCATTCGCGTTTCGCGCGCCGGCACCCAGCAATATGTCCAGGCGCCGATCGCAGCACCTGCCTATGCCGCGCCCGCAGCTGCCGCACCGGCAGCAGCAGCCGCCGCACCGGCCGCGGCTCCCTCCCGCAATCCGGCGAACGTCGTCAATGCACCGATGGTCGGCACCGTCTACATGGCGCCCGCTCCGGGCGCGCGTCCCTTCATCGAAATCGGCGCGACCGTCAAGGAAGGCCAGACGCTGATCATCATCGAAGCGATGAAGACGATGAACCAGATCCCCTCGCCGAAGTCGGGCAAGGTGACGGAAATCCTCGTCGATGACGGACATCCCGTCGAATACGGCCAAGCCCTCGTCGTCATCGAATAG
- the aroQ gene encoding type II 3-dehydroquinate dehydratase, with amino-acid sequence MTQTIFVLNGPNLNMLGKREPGIYGGKTLKDIEADCKAAGRELGFDIDFRQSNHEGALVDWFHEADEKAAGVAINAGAYTHTSVALHDAIRAISIPVIELHISNVHAREEFRHKSMIAPACKGVICGFGPYSYILALHALKNITA; translated from the coding sequence ATGACGCAAACGATTTTTGTCCTGAACGGCCCCAACCTGAATATGCTGGGTAAAAGAGAGCCCGGCATTTATGGCGGCAAGACGCTGAAGGACATCGAGGCGGACTGCAAGGCTGCCGGCCGCGAACTCGGCTTCGATATCGATTTCCGCCAGAGCAACCACGAAGGCGCACTGGTCGACTGGTTCCATGAGGCGGACGAAAAGGCGGCCGGCGTTGCCATCAATGCGGGCGCCTATACGCATACATCGGTCGCGCTGCATGATGCGATCCGCGCTATATCCATTCCCGTCATCGAGCTCCACATATCCAACGTGCATGCACGGGAAGAATTCCGCCACAAGTCGATGATCGCGCCCGCATGCAAGGGCGTGATCTGCGGCTTCGGGCCTTACAGCTACATCCTGGCGCTCCACGCGCTGAAGAACATCACGGCATAA
- a CDS encoding DsbA family protein: protein MAFFSKSFTALALAASIALPFPAAALDDQQKKEFGEFIKQYLIENPEIMLDVQDALQKKQEAQRLVKANMAIDENTADIFDSKNDVTLGNPKGDVTVVEFFDYNCSYCRHALPDMQAMLKKDKNVRFVLKEFPILGPDSVAAHKVADAFRKLAPEKYADFHVALLGSEGRASDETAVAVAASLGVSEDKIRAEMAKSPNDSIVQATYQLASSLGISGTPSYVIGKELVPGAVGLDDLEGKVKNMRSCGKTTC from the coding sequence ATGGCCTTCTTCTCGAAAAGCTTCACCGCACTGGCGCTTGCCGCATCGATCGCTCTTCCGTTTCCGGCGGCAGCGCTCGACGACCAGCAGAAGAAGGAGTTCGGCGAATTCATCAAGCAATACCTGATCGAAAATCCCGAGATCATGCTCGATGTCCAGGATGCGCTGCAGAAGAAGCAGGAAGCCCAGCGGCTGGTGAAGGCCAATATGGCAATCGATGAGAACACCGCCGACATCTTCGATTCGAAGAACGACGTCACGCTCGGCAACCCCAAGGGCGATGTAACCGTCGTCGAATTCTTCGATTATAATTGCAGCTACTGCCGGCACGCGCTTCCCGACATGCAGGCGATGCTGAAGAAGGACAAGAACGTCCGCTTCGTGCTCAAGGAATTTCCGATCCTCGGGCCGGATTCGGTCGCCGCCCACAAGGTGGCCGACGCCTTCCGCAAGCTGGCGCCGGAGAAATACGCCGATTTCCACGTCGCCCTTCTCGGCAGCGAGGGCCGCGCCTCCGACGAAACGGCGGTCGCAGTCGCCGCCTCGCTCGGCGTCAGCGAGGACAAGATCCGCGCCGAGATGGCAAAGAGCCCGAATGACAGCATCGTCCAGGCGACCTACCAGCTCGCCTCCAGCCTCGGCATCAGCGGCACGCCCTCCTATGTGATCGGTAAAGAACTGGTGCCGGGCGCCGTCGGGCTCGACGATCTGGAAGGCAAGGTCAAGAACATGCGCAGCTGCGGCAAGACCACCTGCTGA
- a CDS encoding aminotransferase class I/II-fold pyridoxal phosphate-dependent enzyme, which yields MFSISKRSEVEPFHAMDVLAEATKRRAAGNPVISMAVGQPSHPAPQAALEAAREALAEGRIGYTDALGTARLKSALARHYKDRHGLEIDPARIAITTGSSAGFNLAFLTLFDAGDAVAIARPGYPAYRNILGALGLKVVEVPVTAETHFTLTPESLEAAQKESGLTLKGVLLASPANPTGTVTGRNGLKALADYCAAHSIAFISDEIYHGLTFAGEEASALELTDEAIVINSFSKYYCMTGWRIGWMVLPERLVRPIERVAQSLYISPPELSQIAATAALGAGAELDRYKASYAANRELLMRRLPQIGLSIASPMDGAFYAYLDVTRFTNDSMGFAKRMLAEIDVAATPGLDFDPLEGHRTLRLSYAGSEAEIAEAVERIAAWLK from the coding sequence TTGTTTTCCATATCGAAACGCAGCGAAGTCGAGCCCTTTCATGCCATGGACGTCCTGGCCGAGGCGACGAAGCGGCGTGCGGCCGGCAATCCGGTCATCTCGATGGCCGTCGGCCAGCCCTCGCATCCCGCCCCTCAGGCGGCCCTCGAAGCGGCGCGTGAAGCTCTTGCCGAAGGCCGGATCGGCTATACCGATGCGCTGGGAACGGCGCGGCTGAAATCGGCGCTTGCCCGGCACTATAAGGATCGCCACGGCCTGGAGATCGATCCCGCGCGCATCGCCATCACCACCGGATCCTCGGCCGGCTTCAATCTCGCCTTCCTCACGCTCTTCGATGCCGGCGATGCTGTGGCGATCGCAAGACCCGGTTATCCCGCCTATCGCAATATTCTGGGCGCACTCGGCCTGAAGGTGGTCGAGGTGCCGGTAACGGCCGAAACCCACTTCACGCTCACACCTGAGAGCCTTGAGGCGGCGCAGAAGGAAAGCGGCCTGACGCTGAAGGGCGTGCTGCTTGCAAGCCCCGCCAACCCGACCGGCACGGTGACCGGCCGCAATGGGCTGAAGGCGCTTGCGGATTACTGCGCGGCCCATTCCATCGCCTTCATCTCCGATGAGATCTATCACGGGCTGACCTTTGCCGGCGAGGAGGCGAGCGCGCTTGAGCTGACCGACGAGGCGATCGTCATCAACTCTTTCTCCAAATATTATTGCATGACCGGCTGGCGGATAGGCTGGATGGTGCTGCCGGAGCGCCTGGTGCGGCCGATCGAGCGGGTGGCGCAGAGCCTCTATATCTCCCCGCCCGAACTCTCGCAGATCGCCGCCACCGCCGCGCTTGGCGCCGGCGCCGAGCTCGATCGTTATAAGGCGAGTTATGCCGCCAACCGCGAGCTGCTGATGCGGCGCCTGCCGCAGATCGGCCTTTCGATCGCCTCGCCGATGGATGGCGCCTTCTACGCCTATCTCGACGTCACCCGCTTCACCAATGACAGCATGGGTTTTGCCAAACGCATGCTCGCCGAAATCGACGTCGCCGCCACACCCGGCCTCGACTTCGATCCGCTGGAGGGACATCGAACCCTGCGCCTGTCCTATGCTGGCTCAGAGGCCGAGATCGCCGAGGCAGTGGAGCGAATCGCAGCCTGGTTGAAGTAA
- a CDS encoding tlde1 domain-containing protein, with amino-acid sequence MAFAVGTFNNVTPLGGSAFRLRRSRGFLYGVVGAGFLTSTWLIATFATMHSVGAPASQPESFTQVASMPKLKPATQHERLIHVGKADRLAAFDAKPVVALTAHLIQSHAQKTNAAATASLALAKNNRLAAPAEPPVAVAAVTPSDTAKFARDDAATPPVELAQAETEAESDDRIIIPSKETVAAVELPALLALADAGPQQIAPAPVEPARVEPAAPALKTVSLPQEKSAPVEVAEAGEQQPFDLVLAPDEGSVPLPMARPDGLIGKPAPAGRGAQRPAEPALAYAQPNSPIQDEQDDAVPRYDKPVFSPKLRAGVAIYDIENSTVYLPNGERLEAHSGLGKMRDNPRYVDKKMRGPTPPHTYALTMRESLFHGVEALRLTPLQGSDAIYDRVGLLAHTYMLGKNGDSNGCVSFKDYKRFLAAYKRGDIRQLVVVPRLNNKPSSTLASLFSSRS; translated from the coding sequence ATGGCGTTTGCGGTTGGGACGTTCAATAACGTCACCCCTCTTGGCGGATCTGCTTTTCGTTTGCGCAGATCTCGCGGTTTCCTTTACGGTGTCGTCGGCGCCGGATTTCTGACCTCCACATGGTTGATCGCGACCTTCGCGACGATGCATTCCGTCGGCGCTCCGGCTTCTCAGCCCGAGAGCTTCACGCAGGTCGCATCGATGCCGAAGCTGAAGCCGGCAACGCAGCACGAACGACTGATCCATGTCGGCAAGGCTGACCGGCTGGCCGCCTTCGATGCCAAGCCGGTCGTCGCCCTGACGGCGCACCTCATCCAGTCGCATGCGCAAAAGACCAATGCCGCCGCAACGGCATCGCTGGCGCTTGCAAAGAACAATCGTCTGGCCGCGCCTGCCGAACCGCCGGTCGCCGTCGCCGCCGTAACGCCGTCCGATACCGCGAAATTCGCCAGGGACGACGCCGCCACGCCGCCGGTCGAGCTCGCCCAGGCGGAGACGGAAGCAGAGAGTGATGACCGCATCATCATTCCTTCCAAGGAAACTGTCGCGGCCGTCGAACTCCCTGCCCTGCTCGCACTTGCAGATGCCGGACCGCAGCAGATCGCGCCGGCCCCGGTCGAGCCCGCTCGAGTCGAGCCGGCGGCACCAGCCCTCAAAACGGTGTCGCTGCCGCAGGAAAAATCTGCGCCCGTGGAAGTCGCCGAGGCCGGAGAGCAGCAGCCCTTCGATCTGGTGCTGGCGCCGGACGAAGGCTCCGTGCCGCTGCCGATGGCGCGTCCCGATGGCCTCATCGGCAAACCGGCACCCGCCGGCAGAGGGGCGCAGCGCCCTGCCGAGCCTGCGCTTGCCTATGCTCAGCCGAACTCGCCGATCCAGGATGAGCAGGACGATGCCGTGCCGCGCTACGACAAGCCGGTCTTCTCGCCGAAGCTGCGCGCCGGTGTGGCGATCTACGACATCGAGAACAGCACGGTCTATCTGCCGAACGGCGAGAGGCTGGAAGCCCATTCCGGCCTCGGCAAAATGCGCGACAACCCGCGTTACGTAGACAAGAAGATGCGCGGCCCGACGCCGCCGCACACCTACGCGCTGACCATGCGCGAAAGCCTCTTCCACGGTGTCGAGGCGCTGCGGCTGACGCCACTCCAGGGCTCGGATGCCATCTATGACCGTGTCGGCCTGCTTGCCCACACCTACATGCTCGGCAAGAACGGCGATTCCAACGGCTGCGTCTCCTTCAAGGATTACAAGCGCTTCCTCGCCGCCTACAAGCGCGGCGACATCAGGCAGCTCGTGGTCGTGCCGAGGCTGAACAACAAACCGTCTTCAACGCTCGCCTCGCTGTTTTCGTCGCGCAGCTGA
- the phaC gene encoding class I poly(R)-hydroxyalkanoic acid synthase: MVTDSKQENGGQKNGGKAGFDATDLDPYVLKDPEAMAMNFARALENLGQAASAWLAPRERGEITQTAVDPMTDMVKTLSKVSEYWITDPRRTFEAQTQLMSSFFGIWMRSMQRVQSMQAPPEPDTRKDKRFSDEDWQKNPFFDFLRQVYFVTSDWVEKLVSETDGLDEHTKHKAGFYVKQITAALSPSNFVATNPQLYRETIATSGENLVRGMKMLAEDIAAGNGDLRLRQTDMTKFAVGRDMALTPGKVIAQNDICQIIQYEASTETVLKRPLLICPPWINKFYILDLNPQKSFIKWCVDQGQTVFVISWVNPDARHAEKDWAAYAREGIDFALETIEKATGEKEVNAVGYCVGGTLLAATLALHAREKNKRIKTATLFTTQVDFTHAGDLKVFVDEEQLAALEEHMQAAGYLDGSKMSMAFNMLRASELIWPYFVNSYLKGQEPLPFDLLFWNADSTRMAAANHAFYLRNCYLKNALTKNEMILDGKPVSLKDVKIPIYNLATREDHIAPAKSVFVGSRFFGGKVDFVVTGSGHIAGVVNPPDKKKYQYWTGGPAKGDYETWIEKATETPGSWWPHWQAWIETHDDRRVPARKPGGDALNAIEEAPGSYVMERA; this comes from the coding sequence ATGGTGACCGACAGCAAGCAGGAAAATGGCGGCCAGAAGAATGGCGGCAAGGCCGGTTTCGACGCGACCGATCTCGATCCCTATGTATTGAAGGATCCAGAGGCCATGGCGATGAATTTCGCCCGGGCGCTCGAAAATCTCGGGCAGGCTGCCTCGGCCTGGCTTGCGCCGCGCGAACGCGGCGAGATCACCCAAACCGCCGTCGATCCGATGACCGACATGGTCAAGACGCTTTCCAAGGTCAGCGAATACTGGATTACCGATCCGCGCCGCACCTTCGAGGCGCAGACGCAGCTAATGTCGTCGTTCTTCGGCATCTGGATGCGTTCGATGCAGCGCGTGCAAAGCATGCAGGCGCCTCCTGAACCAGACACCCGCAAGGACAAGCGCTTCTCCGACGAGGACTGGCAGAAGAACCCTTTCTTCGATTTTCTCCGCCAGGTTTATTTCGTCACATCGGATTGGGTGGAGAAGCTGGTGTCGGAGACCGATGGTCTCGACGAGCACACCAAGCACAAGGCCGGCTTCTACGTGAAGCAGATCACGGCCGCCCTTTCGCCGAGCAATTTTGTCGCCACCAATCCGCAACTCTACCGCGAAACGATCGCAACCAGCGGCGAGAACCTGGTGCGGGGAATGAAGATGCTGGCCGAGGACATCGCTGCCGGAAACGGCGATCTTCGCCTGCGCCAGACCGACATGACGAAATTCGCCGTCGGCCGCGACATGGCGCTGACGCCGGGCAAGGTGATCGCCCAGAACGATATCTGCCAGATCATCCAGTACGAGGCTTCGACGGAAACGGTGCTGAAACGGCCGCTGCTGATCTGCCCGCCCTGGATCAACAAATTCTATATTCTCGACCTCAACCCGCAGAAATCCTTCATCAAATGGTGCGTCGACCAGGGGCAGACAGTCTTCGTCATTTCCTGGGTCAACCCGGATGCCCGCCACGCCGAGAAAGACTGGGCGGCCTATGCCCGCGAGGGCATCGATTTCGCGCTCGAGACGATCGAGAAGGCGACGGGCGAGAAGGAGGTCAACGCTGTCGGCTACTGCGTCGGCGGCACGCTGCTGGCGGCGACACTGGCGCTGCATGCCAGGGAAAAGAACAAGCGCATCAAGACCGCGACCCTATTCACCACCCAGGTCGACTTCACCCATGCCGGCGACCTCAAGGTCTTCGTCGACGAGGAGCAGCTTGCCGCGCTCGAAGAGCATATGCAGGCGGCCGGCTATCTCGACGGTTCGAAGATGTCGATGGCTTTCAACATGCTGCGCGCATCCGAGCTGATCTGGCCTTATTTCGTCAACAGCTATCTCAAGGGCCAGGAGCCCCTGCCCTTCGACCTGTTGTTCTGGAACGCCGATTCGACCCGCATGGCGGCGGCAAACCATGCCTTCTACCTGCGCAATTGCTATCTGAAGAATGCGCTGACGAAAAACGAGATGATCCTCGACGGCAAGCCCGTGTCGCTGAAAGACGTGAAGATCCCGATCTATAATCTCGCCACGCGCGAGGATCACATCGCGCCTGCCAAGTCCGTCTTCGTCGGCAGCCGGTTCTTCGGCGGCAAGGTGGACTTCGTTGTCACCGGCTCGGGACATATTGCCGGCGTCGTCAACCCGCCCGACAAGAAGAAGTATCAATACTGGACCGGCGGCCCCGCCAAGGGGGACTACGAGACCTGGATCGAGAAGGCGACCGAGACGCCGGGATCCTGGTGGCCGCACTGGCAGGCCTGGATCGAGACGCATGATGACAGGCGTGTGCCGGCGCGCAAACCCGGCGGCGATGCGCTGAACGCGATCGAGGAAGCGCCGGGAAGCTACGTGATGGAACGCGCCTGA